A portion of the Hoplias malabaricus isolate fHopMal1 chromosome 1, fHopMal1.hap1, whole genome shotgun sequence genome contains these proteins:
- the wdr20a gene encoding WD repeat-containing protein 20, with translation MQISKMAAEGGGKEMNEIKTQFTTREGAYKLLTHSEYSRPNRVPFNSQGSNPVKVSFVNVNDQSGNGERICFNVGRELYFYIYKGVRKAADLSKPIDKRIYKGTQPTCHDFNHLTATAESVSLLVGFSAGQVQLIDPIKKETSKLFNEERLIDKSRVTCVKWVPGSESLFLVAHSSGNMYLYNVEHTCGTTAPHYQLLKQGENYAVHTCKSKSTRNPLLKWMVGEGALNEFAFSPDGKFLACVSQDGFLRVFNFDAVELHGTMKSYFGGLLCVCWSPDGKYIVAGGEDDLVTVWSFMDCRVIARGHGHKSWVSVVAFDHYTTSLEESDPMEFSGSDEDFQDQIHFGRDRANSTQSRLSKRNSTDSRPVSVTYRFGSVGQDTQLCLWDLTEDILFPHLPLSRTRTHTNVMNATSPPATGSGGGGSSTVVTTTNNPSTNGSNNSGANTPGNPLPTPLPRSNSLPHSAASTTNSNKSSVMDNAIASGVSKFATLSLHDRKERHHDKDHKRNHSMGHISSKSSDKLNLLTKTKMDPAKTLGTLLCPRMEDVPLLEPLICKKIAHERLTVLIFLEDCIVTACQEGFICTWARPGKVGLLSSQNQANSPSGTVV, from the exons ATGCAAATTTCAAAGATGGCGGCGGAGGGAGGAGGGAAGGAGATGAACGAGATCAAAACTCAATTCACGACCCGAGAAGGCGCTTACAAACTCCTCACGCACTCAGAATACAGCCGCCCCAACCGGGTGCCTTTCAATTCCCAGGGCTCCAACCCCGTCAAGGTGTCGTTCGTGAACGTGAACGACCAGTCCGGCAACGGGGAGCGGATCTGCTTCAATGTGGGCCGGGAGCTCTACTTCTACATCTACAAAGGCGTCCGAAAG GCTGCAGACCTAAGTAAGCCAATAGACAAAAGGATTTACAAGGGAACGCAGCCCACCTGCCATGACTTCAACCACCTTACTGCCACAGCTGAGAGTGTATCACTGTTGGTGGGTTTCTCAGCTGGACAGGTACAGCTCATTGACCCAATCAAGAAGGAGACAAGCAAGCTCTTCAATGAAGAA AGACTAATAGATAAATCTCGAGTGACATGTGTAAAATGGGTGCCAGGCTCTGAGAGCCTATTTCTTGTAGCTCATTCCAGTGGAAACATGTACTTGTATAATGTGGAGCATACATGCGGCACAACAGCCCCTCATTACCAGTTGCTCAAACAGGGGGAAAACTATGCTGTGCACACATGCAAGAGCAAATCCACACGCAACCCTCTGCTCAAGTGGATGGTAGGCGAGGGGGCGTTGAATGAGTTTGCCTTTTCCCCTGATGGGAAGTTCCTGGCATGTGTAAGCCAGGACGGTTTCCTACGTGTATTTAACTTTGATGCAGTGGAATTGCATGGGACCATGAAAAGCTACTTTGGGGGACTGCTTTGTGTTTGCTGGAGCCCGGATGGAAAATACATTGTTGCGGGAGGAGAGGACGACTTGGTGACTGTGTGGTCATTTATGGATTGTCGGGTCATAGCGCGAGGACACGGTCACAAGTCATGGGTGAGTGTGGTGGCTTTTGATCACTACACTACAAGTTTAGAAGAGAGTGATCCCATGGAATTCAGTGGGAGCGACGAGGACTTCCAGGATCAGATACACTTTGGCCGAGACCGGGCCAACAGTACGCAGTCGCGACTGTCCAAGCGCAATTCTACGGACAGCCGACCGGTCAGTGTCACCTACCGCTTTGGCTCGGTGGGTCAAGACACCCAACTGTGCCTGTGGGACCTCACAGAGGATATCCTGTTCCCTCACCTCCCTCTGTCTCGAACCAGGACCCACACTAATGTCATGAACGCTACCAGTCCCCCAGCCAcaggaagtggaggaggagggagcAGCACTGTTGTCACTACGACCAATAACCCCAGCACGAATGGCAGCAATAACAGTGGTGCCAATACACCAGGAAACCCTCTGCCCACGCCGTTGCCACGCTCCAACAGCCTGCCGCACTCAGCAGCCTCCACCACCAACAGCAACAAAAGCAGTGTGATGGACAATGCCATTGCCTCAGGTGTCAGCAAGTTCGCTACTCTCTCACTGCATGACCGCAAAGAGCGCCACCATGACAAGGACCATAAGCGCAACCACAGCATGGGCCACATCAGCAGCAAGAGCAGCGATAAGCTCAACCTGCTCACCAAAACCAAAATGGACCCAGCCAAGACACTGGGCACGCTGCTTTGTCCACGCATGGAAGATGTACCCCTTCTCGAGCCACTCATCTGCAAAAAGATAGCACATGAGAGACTCACTGTTCTCATCTTTTTAGAGGATTGTATAGTCACCGCTTGTCAGGAGggatttatttgcacatgggCAAGGCCTGGCAAAGTG GGTTTATTGTCATCCCAAAACCAAGCCAACTCTCCCAGTGGAACAGTAGTATAG